A genomic window from Triticum urartu cultivar G1812 chromosome 7, Tu2.1, whole genome shotgun sequence includes:
- the LOC125523125 gene encoding uncharacterized protein LOC125523125, with protein MAMAVRSVCKRLGGRGLRPSLTAAVAQHPQPTPSRFLHSTKADATRLAEIQQVKEELYRMMSENREKIGNQKGLIKHLSSHVEPKPEDPVWRFYRRAKWYHLVLMYSPAFLYGYMSMLDVPDGKKEMTPAEKDDFNKRMAALMPNVEL; from the exons atGGCGATGGCGGTCCGCTCGGTGTGCAAGCGGCTCGGCGGCCGCGGCCTCCGCCCGTCGCTGACCGCGGCGGTGGCGCAGCATCCCCAGCCCACGCCCTCTCGGTTCCTGCACTCAACG AAGGCGGACGCAACTCGTTTGGCTGAGATCCAGCAGGTCAAAGAAGAGCTCTACCGCATGATGTCTGAAAAcagggagaagataggaaaccaGAAGGGCCTGATCAAGCACCTCTCATCCCATGTGGAGCCTAAACCTGAGGACCCCGTCTG GCGCTTCTATCGCAGGGCAAAATGGTACCATTTAGTCTTGATGTATAGCCCAGCATTCCTTTATGGCTACATGTCTATGTTGGATGTGCCTGATGGCAAGAAGGAGATGACGCCAGCTGAGAAGGATGATTTTAACAAGAGGATGGCCGCGTTGATGCCCAATGTAGAACTTTGA